GATGGCGTTGGTGACCGACGCGTGGCGTCCGTACATTCGCGAGCCCACCGGAGAGATTAGCCGCCGTTACTATGAGCTCTGTACCCTGTGGCAACTGCGCAGTGCGTTACGCTCAGGCAGCGTATGGGTCGAACATAGTCGCCGTTATGCCAACCCTGATACCTACTTGATTCCTCCTGCTGAGTGGCCCACTCGGCGGTCCGAAGTGACACGGCAAACTGGCACCCCCACTGAAGGGTGCCAGCGGCTGGACGAACGCGAAGCGGAACTCAAAGTCGCCATGACCCAGGTCGAGAAACTCTTGGCGGAGAAAGACGGGCCAGTACGCAGTGAGAATGGCGAACTGGTCCTGTCACCTCTGGCCGCTGATCCTCGCCCTGCCAGTGCCGACGCCCTTGAGGACCTGATCACCGCTCGGTTGCCACGGGTCGAACTCAGTGAGTTGCTGATTGAGGTCGATGCGTGGACGCATTTTTCTGAGCACTTTGTTCATGCTGCCGGGACGGAAACCGTGCGACCCAGCTTGTTACCCCAGCTCTACGCCAGCCTCTTAGCTCATGCCTGTAATTTTGGCTTGGAGCAGATGGCGCAGAGTACTGAGCTCTCGTACCGCCAACTGGCGTGGTGTACGACCTGGTATCTCCGTGAAGAAACCCTCAAAGCGGCTTTCTCCAGCTTGGTCAACTATCATCACCAGTTACCTTTGAGTCAAGTCTGGGGCTCTGGGATCTTGTCTTCTTCGGATGGTCAACGGTTTCCCGTGTCCGGCAAAAATCGCCACGCTCGTCCTTTTCCCCCGACGCTTGGCTATGGCCAGGGATTGACCTTTTATAGTTGGACCTCAGACCAACTCTCCCAGTATGGGACCAAACCAGTGATTATCACAGTACGTGATGCGACCTATGTCTTGGATGCCATTCTGGACAATGAAACCGAACTGGCCATCGTCGAACATACCACTGATACTGCCGGGGCAACCGAAATTATCTTTGCCCTGTTCGATCTCTTGGGCCTACGCTTTACCCCACGGCTGCGCGATATTGGGAGTCGGCGGCTCTATCGGTCCGGTACCCTTGACCTCTCCTGCTATCCCCATCTGCAGCCTCACCTGACGGGCCGTATCAACCGGCAGCAGATCTTGGAGTGGTGGGACGCCATGCTGCGGGTCGCTGGCTCTTTGAAGCTGGGGCATGTGACGGCTTCTCTGTTGGTGCAAAAACTGCAAGCCTATCCCCAGAAAAACGCGTTGGCCTTGGCGCTTCAGGAATATGGACGGTTAGTCAGGACGCTGCATGTGCTGCGGTGGTACGCCAACACCGACGATCGACGGCGCATCCTCCGCCAACTCAATAAGGGAGAGGCGCTCCACGATTTGCGGGCCTATCTGATGCTCGCCAACAAAGGTCAGCTGCGCCGCAACCGCGGGGAAGAGCTCATCCATCAAGCCAGTTGTCTCAATCTCGTCACCAATGCGGTCATCCTCTGGAATACGGTGTATATGGCGGCTGTGGTCGAGCAACTCAAACGCGAGGGCCACTTGGTGCAGGACAGTGATCTCGCCCGGATTTGGCCAACTCGCTATGGGCATGTCAATGTGTATGGTCGCTACCATTTCAATCTCGAAGAAGCGCAACGACGGATTGGCCTCCGCCCGTTACGAGACCCTCGTCGCCCTATTCCTTA
The sequence above is drawn from the Deltaproteobacteria bacterium genome and encodes:
- a CDS encoding Tn3 family transposase gives rise to the protein MPNELIRPRPDEAIDFFAKRYSYLRQFVPAFLQTLTFHTQGPDDTVLQAVAVLRELDQTPARRSVPLTAPMALVTDAWRPYIREPTGEISRRYYELCTLWQLRSALRSGSVWVEHSRRYANPDTYLIPPAEWPTRRSEVTRQTGTPTEGCQRLDEREAELKVAMTQVEKLLAEKDGPVRSENGELVLSPLAADPRPASADALEDLITARLPRVELSELLIEVDAWTHFSEHFVHAAGTETVRPSLLPQLYASLLAHACNFGLEQMAQSTELSYRQLAWCTTWYLREETLKAAFSSLVNYHHQLPLSQVWGSGILSSSDGQRFPVSGKNRHARPFPPTLGYGQGLTFYSWTSDQLSQYGTKPVIITVRDATYVLDAILDNETELAIVEHTTDTAGATEIIFALFDLLGLRFTPRLRDIGSRRLYRSGTLDLSCYPHLQPHLTGRINRQQILEWWDAMLRVAGSLKLGHVTASLLVQKLQAYPQKNALALALQEYGRLVRTLHVLRWYANTDDRRRILRQLNKGEALHDLRAYLMLANKGQLRRNRGEELIHQASCLNLVTNAVILWNTVYMAAVVEQLKREGHLVQDSDLARIWPTRYGHVNVYGRYHFNLEEAQRRIGLRPLRDPRRPIP